The following are encoded together in the Bactrocera neohumeralis isolate Rockhampton chromosome 6, APGP_CSIRO_Bneo_wtdbg2-racon-allhic-juicebox.fasta_v2, whole genome shotgun sequence genome:
- the LOC126762856 gene encoding LOW QUALITY PROTEIN: mucin-5AC-like (The sequence of the model RefSeq protein was modified relative to this genomic sequence to represent the inferred CDS: inserted 1 base in 1 codon; deleted 1 base in 1 codon), with product MKRISEVTFFLVALAFGGVHGECDKCNTNNPVACHSETVYSLCINDQPTMNFVTCPTDYICTSDVYVCYPSNSSVASCTNSTIDESSQCGICASRNNLYACLNETTIAFCFTDGVPHYESLSYCPAGTVCDLNAESGFCTAATKATPSCRQSQWTTPEPTTTTTSASTSDTTPVATTTTTPVPSTTTTPIPSTTTTSVSTTTTTPVPTTTTTPVPTSTTTAAPTTTTTSVSTTTTTPVPTTTTTPVATTTTTPVPTTTTTPAPPLPTTTTTPVPTTTTTPVPTTTTTTTPVATTTTTPVPTTTTTPVPTTTTTAAPTTTTTPAPTTTTTPAPTTTTTPVLQRPLHPPLQHLPTTTTPAPTTTTTPAPTTTTTPAPTTTTTPAPTTTTTPAPTTTTTPAPTTTTTLHPXTTTTPAPTTTTTPAPTTTTTPAPTTTTTAAPTTTTTPAPTTTTTTVAHYHHYNNCCTYHYNNSSTHHNNDSSSHHYNNSCTHHYNNSSTHHYNDRCTHHYNNPCTYHYNNSCTYHYNDPCTTTTTTPAPTTTTTPAPTTTTTPAPTTTTTSAPTTTTTPAPATTTTPAPTTTTTPAPTTTTTTVATTTTTPATTTEHDLTPAEICENYGASGTIAYPGDLTCKMSIQCSVTNNVWSAVVHTCPTNQWFDPTLKFCTTTYSCPTQSTSTTTTTTTATVATTTTTPVPTTTTTLAPTTTTTTVPTTTTTLEPTTTTEHDLTPAEICENYGASGTIAYPDDLTCKMSIQCSVTNNVWSAVVHTCPTNQWFDPTLKFCTTTYSCPTQTTMATTITTTTPDPTTTTSAPATLEEICQDHGTADTIAAPNDTTCTKYIVCSKPGASWIAQEYTCKVAFDPTTKKCSTTYVCPT from the exons ATGAAGCGAATAAGTGAAGTCACTTTCTTTCTTGTG GCACTCGCGTTTGGTGGCGTGCATGGCGAGTGCGATAAGTGCAACACTAATAATCCTGTAGCTTGTCACAGCGAAACGGTCTATTCACTCTGCAttaatg atcAACCGACCATGAATTTCGTCACATGCCCCAcagattatatatgtacaagcgATGTGTATGTTTGTTATCCAAGCAATTCGTCAGTCGCAAGTTGCACTAATTCAACTATCGACGAATCATCTCAATGCGGCATTTGCGCATCCAGGAACAATTTGTATGCGTGCCTTAATGAAACGACCATTGCGTTCTGCTTTACCGATGGTGTGCCACATTATGAGTCACTTTCGTATTGTCCAGCGGGAACTGTCTGCGATTTGAATGCGGAAAGTGGATTTTGTACAGCCGCGACAAAAGCTACG CCAAGTTGCAGACAAAGTCAATGGACTACCCCGGAACCCACCACTACAACGACTTCTGCATCTACTAGCGATACGACTCCTGTAGCCACCACTACAACAACTCCGGTACCTAGTACTACAACAACTCCGATACCTAGCACTACAACAACTTCTGTATCCACCACTACAACAACTCCTGTACCTACCACTACAACAACCCCAGTACCCACCAGTACAACGACTGCTGCACCCACCACTACAACAACTTCTGTATCCACTACTACAACGACCCCTGTACCCACCACTACAACGACTCCAGTAGCCACCACTACAACAACTCCTGTACCTACTACTACAACGACCCCTGCACCT CCACtaccaacaactacaacaactccTGTACCTACCACTACAACAACTCCAGTACCCACCACAACAACGACCACCACTCCAGTAGCCACCACTACAACAACTCCTGTACCCACCACTACAACAACTCCAGTACCCACAACTACAACGACCGCTGCACCCACCACTACAACAACCCCTGCACCCACCACTACAACGACCCCTGCACCTACCACTACAACAACTCCTGTACTACAACGACCCCTGCACCCACCACTACAACACCTACCTACTACAACGACTCCTGCAcccacaactacaacaacccCTGCACCTACCACTACAACAACCCCTGCACCTACCACTACAACGACTCCCGCACCTACTACTACAACGACCCCTGCACCCACCACTACAACAACCCCTGCACCTACCACTACAACAACCCTGCACC CCACTACAACAACCCCTGCACCTACCACTACAACGACCCCTGCACCTACCACTACAACGACCCCTGCACCAACTACTACAACGACCGCTGCACCCACCACTACAACAACCCCTGCACCTACCACTACAACAACTACTGTAGCCCACTACCACCACTACAACAACTGCTGTACCTACCACTACAACAACTCCAGTACCCACCACAACAACGACTCCAGTAGCCACCACTACAACAACTCCTGTACCCACCACTACAACAACTCCAGTACCCACCACTACAACGACCGCTGCACCCACCACTACAACAACCCCTGCACCTACCACTACAACAACTCCTGCACCTACCACTACAACGACCCCTGCACCACCACTACAACAACCCCTGCACCCACCACTACAACGACCCCTGCACCCACCACTACAACAACCCCTGCACCCACTACTACAACGACCTCTGCACCCACCACTACAACAACCCCTGCACCTGCCACTACAACGACTCCCGCACCTACTACTACAACGACTCCTGCACCCACCACTACAACAACTACTGTTGCCACCACTACAACAACTCCGGCTACAACCACTGAACACGATCTTACTCCTGCGGAAATTTGCGAAAATTATGGCGCATCGGGTACCATTGCTTACCCTGGTGATCTTACGTGTaaaat GTCTATTCAGTGTAGCGTAACCAATAATGTTTGGAGTGCAGTCGTGCATACATGTCCTACGAATCAGTGGTTTGATCctactttaaaattttgtaccaCAACATATAGTTGCCCCACTCAGAGTACTTCAACAACGACAACCACTACAACGGCTACTGTAGCCACGACTACAACAACTCCTGTACCCACCACTACAACGACTCTTGCACCTACCACTACAACAACTACTGTACCCACCACTACAACAACTCTGGAACCGACCACGACCACTGAACACGATCTTACTCCTGCCGAAATTTGCGAAAATTACGGCGCATCGGGTACCATTGCATATCCTGATGATCTCACgtgtaaaat GTCTATTCAGTGTAGCGTAACCAATAATGTTTGGAGTGCAGTCGTGCATACATGTCCTACGAATCAGTGGTTTGATCctactttaaaattttgtaccaCAACATATAGTTGTCCCACTCAGACAACTATGGCAACGACAATAACAACCACAACACCAGATCCAACCACAACTACTTCGGCTCCAGCTACTCTGGAGGAAATATGCCAAGACCACGGCACGGCAGATACAATTGCTGCACCCAATGATACGACGTGTACAAA ATACATCGTCTGTTCGAAGCCTGGGGCTAGTTGGATTGCTCAGGAGTATACTTGTAAGGTTGCCTTTGATCCGACTACAAAAAAATGTAGCACTACATATGTCTGTCCAACGTAG